The Luteolibacter rhizosphaerae genome window below encodes:
- a CDS encoding PQQ-dependent sugar dehydrogenase — MRTAIFLALLAAANAAELESTFFAETLKDPIELAPAPDGDIYIVEREGRVLRLRPSTGGLFVIGELEVTALRSKDRESNWAREDGILGLTLDPDFAKNQRLYIYYSHPKEILNRLSRFTLKDGKLDLASEQVLLDVKTDRRDRVCHHGGSLAFGPDGLLYLSTGDNTNPFESDGFAPIDDREGHDHANAMRSAGNTNDLRGKVLRIKPTEDGYKIPPGNLFPPGKEKTRPEIYTMGLRNPYRISIDAKTNVLYWGEVGPDAGKEGPKGPRGHDEVNQAKKAGNFGWPFVIADNKPYAIVDFSNGQVGAMTDPKAPKNPSKHNTGLVDLPPANPAFIWYPYGKSEEFPTVGEGGRNAMAGPVFYYDARKKYNLLDRKDDHTLLTYDWIRNKMWKAKLGRGEKLESLEPLMEGLKHPMDLEMAADGTLWLLEYGTEWYFNTDGRVRRIRPADGNKPPMVEAKREGETFAASTSDPDGDTPHIDWWLTEGSSERKIGSGPALAVSTSGGSELRAVATDAKGAVAVARIPLVEEKAAPSLELEFTSTPEKLGFSEDLGFKVSGLEDAAKLVVRARYIPPTGHDAGGPQLPVDIEKLVVARQCFACHQIEKTSVGPAYLDVAMKYRGDAAALGTLQAKLKNGGGGVWGEIPMPPQVAVSDGEAPEILKAILGLSSGMAEARGNASGSLKLSDKPAGADAGGAWEITAEAPGYLPARKRLLAK, encoded by the coding sequence ATGCGAACCGCCATCTTCCTCGCCCTGCTCGCCGCCGCGAATGCCGCGGAGCTCGAAAGCACCTTCTTCGCCGAGACCCTGAAGGATCCGATCGAGCTCGCTCCGGCTCCGGATGGCGACATCTACATCGTCGAGCGCGAGGGCCGCGTGCTGCGTCTGCGGCCATCCACCGGCGGGCTCTTCGTGATCGGCGAGCTGGAGGTGACGGCACTCCGTAGCAAGGACCGCGAGAGCAATTGGGCACGCGAGGATGGCATCCTGGGTCTCACCCTCGATCCGGACTTCGCCAAGAATCAACGCCTTTACATCTACTACAGCCACCCGAAGGAGATCCTGAACCGCTTGTCCCGCTTCACGCTGAAGGACGGCAAGCTGGACCTCGCCTCGGAGCAAGTATTGCTGGATGTGAAGACAGATCGCCGCGACCGCGTCTGCCATCACGGCGGCTCGCTGGCCTTTGGTCCTGATGGATTGCTCTACCTGAGCACCGGCGACAATACCAACCCCTTCGAGAGCGACGGCTTCGCGCCGATCGACGACCGCGAAGGCCACGATCACGCCAACGCCATGCGCAGCGCGGGCAACACCAACGACCTGCGCGGCAAGGTACTGCGGATCAAGCCCACCGAGGACGGCTACAAGATCCCGCCGGGCAACCTCTTCCCGCCCGGGAAAGAAAAGACCCGCCCGGAGATCTACACCATGGGCCTGCGGAATCCCTACCGCATCTCGATCGATGCCAAGACCAACGTGCTCTATTGGGGCGAAGTGGGCCCGGATGCCGGCAAGGAAGGCCCGAAGGGTCCACGCGGCCACGACGAGGTGAACCAAGCCAAGAAGGCCGGCAACTTCGGCTGGCCCTTCGTGATCGCGGACAACAAGCCCTACGCCATCGTCGATTTCTCCAACGGACAGGTCGGAGCAATGACCGATCCGAAGGCTCCGAAGAACCCGAGCAAGCACAATACCGGACTTGTCGATCTGCCGCCCGCGAACCCGGCCTTCATCTGGTATCCCTACGGGAAGAGCGAAGAGTTCCCCACCGTGGGGGAGGGCGGCCGCAACGCCATGGCCGGACCGGTCTTCTACTACGATGCCCGTAAGAAATACAACCTGCTCGACCGCAAGGACGACCATACGCTGCTGACCTACGACTGGATCCGCAACAAGATGTGGAAGGCCAAGCTGGGCCGTGGCGAGAAACTCGAATCCCTGGAGCCCTTGATGGAGGGCCTCAAGCACCCGATGGATCTGGAGATGGCCGCCGACGGGACTCTATGGCTGCTGGAATACGGCACCGAATGGTACTTCAACACCGACGGCCGGGTCCGCCGCATCCGCCCCGCCGATGGCAACAAGCCTCCCATGGTCGAAGCGAAGCGCGAAGGAGAAACCTTCGCCGCCAGCACCAGCGATCCGGATGGAGACACGCCCCACATTGATTGGTGGCTCACGGAAGGCAGCAGCGAGCGCAAAATCGGTAGCGGCCCCGCCCTGGCGGTTTCTACCAGCGGCGGCTCCGAGCTTCGCGCGGTCGCGACCGATGCAAAAGGTGCCGTTGCGGTGGCCCGCATCCCGCTCGTCGAGGAGAAGGCAGCACCCTCCCTTGAACTGGAGTTTACCTCCACACCCGAGAAGCTCGGCTTCAGCGAAGACCTCGGCTTCAAGGTGAGCGGCTTGGAAGATGCCGCGAAGCTTGTCGTGCGCGCCCGTTACATCCCGCCCACCGGGCACGATGCGGGCGGCCCGCAGCTCCCCGTGGATATCGAGAAGCTCGTCGTGGCCCGCCAGTGCTTCGCCTGCCACCAGATCGAGAAGACCTCGGTGGGTCCCGCTTATCTCGACGTGGCGATGAAGTATCGCGGTGACGCGGCGGCGCTCGGGACACTTCAGGCAAAACTCAAGAATGGCGGCGGCGGCGTCTGGGGCGAGATCCCGATGCCTCCGCAGGTCGCCGTCTCGGATGGCGAAGCTCCGGAGATCCTCAAGGCGATTCTCGGTCTATCCAGCGGCATGGCAGAGGCTCGCGGAAACGCCAGCGGCTCCCTGAAGCTGAGCGATAAGCCTGCTGGCGCGGATGCCGGTGGTGCATGGGAAATCACCGCGGAAGCCCCCGGCTATCTCCCGGCCCGCAAGCGCCTGCTCGCGAAGTGA
- a CDS encoding alpha-amylase family glycosyl hydrolase, translated as MKIPARLAGMTGAVLMLLTPAARGEAMLQYFNTTWAEITRKMPELAEAGYSSLWLPPPTKASGGLSVGYDCWDRFDLGSKDQRGTVRTRYGTEAELQELVRVAHRFGIRVYFDNVMNHNAFETPKYNDLVPENVYPGFLPEDFHLRRTAEGYYRKWDNTRDWNDAWQVQNLGLSDLIDIATEPGSTNLNHGTGEGHTTTKPNFVRHPDNPEYYCYIPTASGQKHSAGQGAYVGFGTGNGITTALITANASFYTERVEDMLNRAARWQVDRIKADGFRLDAVKHTPADFFGATFGGDKDSSNYGYSGQIQQQFNLTRGFSDWSNHRDSLFDTEQSRDDAMLFGEHLGQPPAYGPYIDAGMRLIDNDLRSNYNNLLGNPSSGMNGYDQPGQGGFSPAVAVMHAQSHDNDYAARRELQHAFYFTRAGLGLIYTDGNYHAGILGASGGAFPRHANTAFLGQWGDARIPNLLKIHNDFARGWQRGRYSDADLVSYERIDDREFSESNQAQKERKGATMLIAVNDNYASGKAVLGGTSFPSQGGGGSENNPNTNDEYLYQYARGYGSQVGFYSYASSLNSVVVDPGSYFVFAPRTPEDSDLWKNAGGSPITIYQGSEKAGSFEVERKDGTDGDPAFNPYGLPDAVNNDYAYRMSVPRVTSASNLRFVVRADGSAENILLKLDGGIDLNGTRPVGNNDPLYRDRPPALSTDVFLGYEQPAFVRRQFAEKFAAKDTLRNQIGSQGAETFHKVIGTAGFTIANGPANANDYSTQDGEVAAFLYHDPAADAGGTPAGGWPGGVVPKQYAENASTITVWAKPNGVGNGFNMFFYYTSDGSNPEAAGGSGTGTTKVVQMHYSHKQDADDWWSSVTIPKPVTGQTLKYKIGIFKDGAASVYPSGPNSVSKKKKMMTVFEISGFNAGTIVHSPHNDYGATETGLAEGFHVLRGRAFLKRDGKASLYNIFTQTFYYDAATPTGQIMFPAADGASIGGNEYGLVVRADNFTSEVWYKIDDGDASNDDSATGANSGNGAWVKASEVTPNPGIVPTEPAHAREFRFTYVNIPSTGNATIHVRLKEVTSSADNNLSDTAGHYTTLTRTVQTAGPDRKMFVAFPQNDGAAIGSNYVLKTYFSKALADGLTEAQLKARFTVRYGADDVWPAGVQVLPASALSIQFNETADYHALAFSLPNLYDGRPGFLYRVEIAQDRPEPLVDLSATRRLAALAGTGPRLAILRPLETDLSGRPVEILLPDENGPGTLDYLVRVETDTTTTAVDLDFVIGSGTLAPLDFDPVVPGIQPEIQGSSAFWNFTWEITAAGEYRLIATATSPQAVKTETRNATVVSQQEVLDREASESPALSLISGGYRLNFPTLPGRIYQLQVSENLSDWEDSGAPLNTANADGPGTFQVDDTSGGDKRFYRVLIQAAP; from the coding sequence ATGAAGATTCCCGCCCGACTTGCCGGCATGACCGGTGCAGTCCTGATGCTCCTGACGCCCGCCGCCCGCGGCGAGGCGATGCTGCAGTATTTCAACACGACTTGGGCGGAAATCACCCGCAAGATGCCGGAACTGGCGGAGGCCGGGTATAGCTCGCTGTGGCTCCCGCCGCCGACCAAGGCCTCGGGCGGACTCTCGGTGGGATACGATTGCTGGGACCGCTTCGATCTGGGCTCGAAGGATCAGCGCGGGACCGTACGGACGCGCTACGGAACGGAAGCGGAGCTCCAGGAGCTGGTGCGCGTGGCGCATCGTTTCGGGATCCGGGTCTACTTCGACAATGTGATGAATCACAACGCCTTCGAGACACCGAAGTACAACGACTTGGTGCCGGAGAACGTTTACCCCGGATTTCTCCCGGAGGACTTCCACCTGCGCCGCACGGCCGAGGGCTACTACCGCAAGTGGGACAACACCCGCGACTGGAACGACGCCTGGCAGGTGCAGAACCTCGGTCTCTCCGACCTGATCGACATCGCGACCGAGCCCGGCTCGACCAATCTCAATCACGGCACCGGGGAAGGTCACACGACCACGAAGCCGAACTTCGTCCGCCACCCGGATAATCCGGAATACTACTGCTACATCCCCACCGCCAGCGGGCAGAAGCACTCCGCCGGACAGGGAGCTTACGTTGGCTTCGGCACCGGTAACGGGATCACCACCGCGCTGATCACGGCCAATGCCTCCTTCTACACCGAGCGCGTGGAGGACATGCTGAACCGCGCCGCGCGCTGGCAGGTGGACCGCATCAAGGCGGACGGCTTCCGGCTCGATGCCGTGAAGCACACGCCAGCGGATTTCTTCGGCGCGACCTTCGGCGGCGACAAGGACTCCTCAAACTACGGCTACTCCGGCCAGATCCAGCAGCAGTTCAATCTCACCCGCGGGTTCTCCGATTGGAGCAATCACCGCGATTCCCTCTTCGATACCGAACAAAGCCGGGATGATGCCATGCTCTTCGGCGAGCACCTCGGCCAGCCCCCCGCCTACGGTCCCTACATCGATGCGGGAATGCGGCTGATCGACAACGACCTGAGATCGAACTACAACAACCTGCTAGGCAACCCTTCGTCCGGGATGAACGGCTACGACCAGCCGGGGCAAGGTGGCTTCTCGCCTGCGGTGGCGGTCATGCACGCCCAGAGCCATGACAACGATTACGCCGCTCGCCGCGAGCTCCAACACGCCTTCTACTTCACCCGCGCGGGTCTGGGGCTGATCTATACGGATGGCAATTACCACGCGGGGATTCTCGGCGCGAGCGGCGGTGCTTTCCCGCGCCATGCCAATACTGCATTCCTCGGCCAGTGGGGCGATGCGCGGATCCCGAACCTGCTGAAGATTCACAACGACTTCGCCCGCGGCTGGCAACGCGGCCGTTACAGCGATGCGGATCTCGTCAGCTACGAGCGCATCGATGACCGGGAGTTCTCCGAAAGCAATCAGGCACAGAAGGAGCGCAAGGGCGCGACGATGCTCATCGCCGTGAACGACAATTACGCGTCCGGCAAGGCGGTCCTCGGCGGCACTTCCTTCCCGTCCCAAGGAGGCGGCGGCTCCGAGAACAACCCGAACACGAACGACGAATACCTTTACCAGTACGCCCGCGGCTACGGCAGCCAGGTCGGCTTCTACAGCTACGCCTCCAGCCTGAATTCGGTGGTGGTCGATCCCGGCAGCTACTTCGTCTTCGCACCACGCACGCCCGAGGATTCGGATCTCTGGAAAAATGCGGGGGGCTCTCCGATCACCATCTATCAGGGCAGCGAGAAAGCAGGAAGCTTCGAGGTCGAGCGCAAGGACGGCACGGATGGCGACCCCGCTTTCAACCCCTACGGCCTACCGGACGCGGTGAACAACGACTATGCTTATCGTATGTCGGTGCCGCGCGTGACCAGCGCGAGCAACCTGCGCTTCGTGGTGCGGGCGGATGGCTCGGCGGAGAACATCCTGCTGAAACTGGACGGCGGCATCGACCTCAACGGCACCCGCCCCGTCGGCAACAACGACCCGCTCTACCGCGACCGACCGCCTGCCCTCTCCACCGATGTGTTTCTCGGCTACGAGCAACCGGCTTTCGTGCGCCGCCAGTTCGCGGAGAAATTCGCGGCCAAGGATACCTTGCGAAACCAGATCGGATCGCAGGGTGCCGAAACCTTTCACAAGGTGATCGGCACCGCGGGCTTCACGATCGCGAACGGCCCCGCGAATGCGAACGACTACAGCACCCAAGACGGCGAAGTGGCGGCTTTCCTCTATCATGATCCCGCGGCGGATGCAGGCGGCACGCCCGCGGGCGGCTGGCCCGGCGGCGTCGTGCCGAAGCAGTATGCGGAAAATGCCTCCACCATCACGGTGTGGGCAAAGCCGAACGGCGTGGGCAACGGCTTCAACATGTTCTTCTATTACACCAGCGACGGCAGCAATCCCGAGGCTGCGGGCGGCAGCGGCACGGGAACTACCAAGGTGGTGCAGATGCACTACTCGCACAAACAGGACGCGGATGACTGGTGGTCGAGCGTGACGATCCCGAAGCCTGTGACGGGACAGACGCTCAAATACAAGATCGGCATCTTCAAAGACGGTGCCGCGAGCGTCTATCCCTCCGGCCCCAACTCGGTATCGAAGAAAAAGAAGATGATGACCGTCTTTGAGATAAGCGGCTTCAACGCGGGCACCATCGTCCACTCCCCGCACAACGACTACGGCGCGACGGAGACCGGCCTCGCCGAAGGCTTCCACGTGCTGCGCGGCCGGGCCTTCCTGAAGCGCGACGGCAAGGCCTCGCTCTACAACATCTTCACCCAGACCTTCTACTATGACGCCGCAACGCCGACCGGCCAGATCATGTTCCCGGCCGCGGATGGTGCCAGCATCGGCGGCAACGAATACGGACTGGTGGTGCGCGCGGACAACTTCACCAGCGAGGTGTGGTACAAGATCGACGACGGCGATGCGAGCAACGATGACTCCGCCACCGGGGCTAACAGCGGCAACGGCGCATGGGTGAAGGCATCCGAAGTCACGCCGAACCCCGGCATCGTCCCGACAGAGCCGGCCCATGCCCGCGAGTTCCGCTTCACCTATGTGAACATTCCCTCGACCGGCAATGCGACGATTCATGTCCGGCTGAAGGAAGTGACTTCCTCCGCGGACAACAACCTGAGCGATACCGCCGGCCACTACACCACCCTCACCCGGACGGTGCAGACCGCGGGCCCGGACCGGAAGATGTTCGTGGCCTTCCCTCAAAACGACGGCGCGGCGATCGGCAGCAACTACGTGCTGAAGACCTACTTCTCGAAGGCCTTGGCAGACGGTCTCACCGAGGCGCAGTTGAAGGCCCGCTTCACCGTGCGCTATGGCGCGGATGACGTCTGGCCTGCAGGGGTGCAGGTGCTTCCCGCCAGTGCACTCTCGATCCAATTCAACGAGACCGCGGACTACCATGCCCTGGCCTTCTCTCTGCCGAATCTCTACGACGGTCGCCCCGGCTTTCTGTATCGCGTGGAGATCGCCCAGGATCGGCCAGAGCCCTTGGTGGATCTGAGTGCCACACGGCGTCTGGCAGCGCTCGCGGGCACCGGACCGCGTCTTGCGATCCTCCGCCCGCTTGAGACCGACCTTTCCGGAAGGCCGGTGGAGATCCTCCTGCCCGATGAGAACGGGCCCGGCACGCTGGACTACCTCGTGCGCGTGGAAACGGACACCACCACCACTGCGGTGGATCTCGATTTCGTGATCGGCAGCGGCACCCTCGCCCCGCTGGACTTCGATCCCGTGGTCCCGGGTATCCAACCGGAGATTCAAGGCTCCAGCGCCTTCTGGAATTTCACTTGGGAGATCACTGCAGCCGGTGAGTATCGCCTCATTGCCACCGCGACCTCGCCGCAGGCGGTGAAGACGGAGACGAGGAATGCAACCGTGGTCAGCCAGCAGGAAGTGCTGGATCGGGAGGCTTCGGAGTCACCCGCCTTGTCCCTGATCAGCGGTGGCTACCGTCTCAATTTTCCCACCCTTCCGGGCCGGATCTATCAGCTCCAAGTCTCGGAGAACTTGAGCGACTGGGAAGACTCCGGCGCGCCGCTCAATACCGCGAACGCCGATGGTCCCGGCACATTCCAAGTGGATGACACCAGCGGAGGCGACAAGCGCTTCTATCGCGTTTTGATCCAAGCGGCACCTTGA